A genomic region of Daphnia carinata strain CSIRO-1 chromosome 5, CSIRO_AGI_Dcar_HiC_V3, whole genome shotgun sequence contains the following coding sequences:
- the LOC130697064 gene encoding acetyl-CoA carboxylase 1-like, which produces MCQPKRLTIFDGSYLEGKTPLHPDEWEYGFFERGSFDEIRATWVQTVICGMARLDGIIVGVVAIETRMVELIVPVDSANLDSEAKVISQAGQIWFPDSAYKTVQISLDFSREDLPLIIFTDWRGFSGGRKESDEQVVKFGAYIVGALRECKQPVMV; this is translated from the exons ATGTGCCAACCAAAGCGCCTTACGATCTTCGATGGCTCCTATCTAGAAG GCAAAACCCCGTTGCATCCGGACGAATGGGAATATGGTTTCTTTGAGCGAGGATCATTTGATGAGATTAGGGCTACTTGGGTGCAAACTGTCATTTGTGGCATGGCAAGATTAGATGGTATCATTGTAGGAGTTGTTGCCATCGAGACGCGCATGGTAGAACTAATTGTGCCTGTTGATTCCGCCAACCTTGATTCTGAAGCCAAAGTGATCTCACAAGCTGGACAG ATCTGGTTCCCTGATTCCGCCTATAAGACGGTTCAAATTAGTCTAGATTTTAGCCGTGAAGACTTGCCATtgatcatttttaccgattGGCGTGGTTTTTCGGGAGGAAGGAAGGAAAGCGATGAGCAG GTGGTTAAATTCGGCGCATATATTGTGGGCGCATTACGTGAATGTAAACAACCCGTAATGGTCTAA
- the LOC130697063 gene encoding repetitive organellar protein-like — translation MPFFAMLPCFVYQWQSIFQGNSEKGVAESAPVAITYAPCGSLDQSEELIHLPAGNQELECVLERALKVQLADLMEERHVAVSDNKQLTDIIDNMKLEAMVASAAREELTRQNIELQNELKRKDCDLRRTEEEMKDIIFSKHQGANKIGLMQKEIRNLKSRRMSYEERISRLEKELADKENQRKVEQGQQQAKMERTMALHAKQLNDIESENKVFEQRMVKQHQLDMDKQRVHYESAMAELRNQLQTEHQARLHSASEEAKAQYAAKYSETFYNFQIKLRGFRKNADSARTEAEHLAKNLEECKKKLLEMETANRLLEEALHKQKATSNAYFDELIANHETIGRMRDFHAKLLENRDRHIEQLQRRIEELEKRAEKDVDVVGPDYYKLLGVERNAGTSEVKSAYYAKSRIHHPDKHRDSPDQKKHEAIFKTIKYGYEVISNSHSRRKYDKWLDMTSVRLAHQEKYC, via the coding sequence atgccttTTTTCGCTATGTTACCCTGTTTCGTTTACCAGTGGCAATCCATTTTTCAAGGAAATTCTGAAAAAGGTGTCGCCGAATCGGCCCCTGTGGCGATTACTTATGCACCGTGTGGCTCGCTAGATCAATCTGAAGAACTGATTCATCTACCTGCTGGGAACCAAGAGTTGGAATGTGTGTTGGAAAGAGCGCTGAAGGTTCAGCTTGCTGACCTGATGGAAGAGAGGCATGTGGCTGTTTCGGATAACAAACAACTGACCGATATCATCGACAACATGAAGTTGGAAGCTATGGTGGCCAGCGCTGCGCGTGAGGAACTCACCAGGCAAAACATCGAGTTGCAAAACGAGTTAAAGAGGAAGGATTGTGATCTCCGGCGGACTgaggaagaaatgaaagacATCATCTTTTCTAAGCATCAAGGTGCAAACAAGATCGGTCTAATGCAGAAGGAAATCCGGAACCTCAAGAGTCGTCGAATGAGTTATGAAGAACGTATCTCTCGCCTGGAAAAGGAATTAGCTGATAAGGAGAATCAACGAAAAGTAGAGCAAGGCCAGCAACAAGCTAAGATGGAGCGTACGATGGCGTTACATGCCAAACAGCTGAACGACATTGAGTCGGAGAACAAGGTTTTCGAACAAAGGATGGTCAAGCAACACCAGCTCGACATGGACAAACAACGTGTCCATTACGAATCCGCAATGGCAGAGTTACGCAACCAACTTCAGACGGAACATCAAGCCCGTTTACATTCGGCATCAGAGGAGGCGAAAGCCCAATACGCGGCTAAGTATTCCGAGActttttacaattttcaaataaaactgCGAGGCTTTCGCAAGAACGCCGATTCAGCGCGCACGGAGGCTGAACACCTAGCCAAGAATCTGGAAGAGTGTAAGAAGAAACTTTTGGAGATGGAGACGGCAAACCGCCTTCTGGAAGAGGCGCTGCATAAACAAAAAGCGACCTCAAATGCTTATTTTGATGAACTGATCGCCAATCATGAAACCATTGGCCGAATGCGCGACTTTCACGCAAAATTGCTCGAAAACCGGGATAGGCATATCGAGCAATTACAACGAAGAATCGAAGAATTGGAAAAGCGAGCTGAAAAGGATGTAGATGTAGTCGGACCTGATTACTACAAACTCTTGGGAGTCGAGCGGAACGCTGGAACGAGCGAGGTTAAGTCGGCATATTATGCAAAATCGAGAATCCATCATCCCGACAAGCATCGAGACTCGCCCGACCAGAAAAAACATGAAGCTATTTTCAAAACGATTAAATATGGCTACGAAGTCATATCTAATAGCCATTCGCGGCGCAAATACGATAAATGGCTCGACATGACATCGGTTCGACTGGCCCATCAAGAGAAATATTGTTAA
- the LOC130695825 gene encoding fibroblast growth factor receptor-like, whose protein sequence is MEFFCILVWLISCWTIAQCNTPPTIVAERSWSLPENTAVGTRVNQFRGSDSDNDVLNFFVGSPSLLPGLRFLDGSPFFRVDSRSGAVYLKEPINGMRGQRLMIGAGVNDGVYNAKMDIVIQVTPSDGSELPPLNNRFNSFPLPASVKPPPILSSPTSPGLPPRPPSPPALPGSSSKEVDFSNSFVPPPVKPVTERADWSITPSVPIKALASRMPQLGISETQTTEKTSTDDPGVVKADRIEPAITAVIVPVIVGLVLIILVILGSSMIWMRSKRPRRASQGGPSSSIDEEKETKIEAVKTMSNTTTSSADQDEHAISLQHWTSKKAVSNRYESWHIGEIDQEWRNKNQTKDGWEFPRHRLHVISILGEGCFGQVWKCQALNIAGLEGSSFVAVKTLKESAGDKERQDLLKELQVMKSLKPHPNIVTLFGCCTDKDPVFVIMEYVNGGKLQSFLRQSRADHYYGNLYGASSHLSSRDLTSFAYQVSRAMEFLNSKGIIHRDLAARNVLINEERVCKVADFGFARDIMGNHIYERKSEGRLPIRWMAPESLYDNVFSSKTDVWSFGVLLWEIVTLGSTPYPGMTADAVMRKVREGYRLEKPDHCKREVYNVMFYCWEKDAAQRPAFNELVELLEQLLMSETDYIELERFPDHSYYNMVPPTDEKV, encoded by the exons ATGGAGTTCTTCTGCATCCTTGTTTGGCTTATCTCGTGTTGGACTATAG CTCAGTGCAACACCCCGCCCACCATCGTAGCTGAACGATCTTggagtttacctgaaaacacAGCCGTCGGTACGCGGGTGAACCAATTCCGAGGGTCAGATTCGGACAATGACGTGCTCAACTTTTTCGTTGGATCACCTTCATTGTTGCCTGGCTTGCGTTTCCTCGATGGCTCGCCCTTCTTCCGCGTTGATTCCAGATCAGGTGCTGTTTATCTCAAGGAACCAATCAATGGAATGCGTGGCCAACGGCTCATGATTGGCGCTGGCGTCAACGACGGAGTCTATAATGCCAAAATGGATATTGTCATCCAAGTGACACCCTCTGACGGATCGGAATTACCGCCACTTAATAATCGTTTCAACTCCTTTCCGTTACCGGCCAGTGTTAAACCGCCACCTATTCTTTCGTCCCCCACCTCACCTGGTTTACCACCTCGGCCTCCGTCGCCACCGGCTCTACCCGGTTCTTCATCAAAAGAAGTGGATTTTA GTAATAGCTTCGTGCCACCACCAGTTAAGCCAGTGACTGAACGGGCCGATTGGTCAATCACACCATCAGTACCGATCAAAGCTTTAGCTTCAAGAATGCCTCAGCTAGGTATCTCAGAGACTCAAACGACCGAGAAAACATCAACCGACGATCCAGGTGTAGTTAAAGCGGATCGCATTGAACCTGCAATCACCGCTGTAATTGTACCGGTCATCGTCGGGCTCGTGCTGATTATCTTGGTAATTCTGGGCTCGTCTATGATCTGGATGCGATCGAAACGTCCAAGAAGAGCCAGCCAAGGTGGCCCTTCATCGTCGATagatgaagagaaagagacGAAAATCGAGGCTGTCAAGACAATGAGTAACACGACAACATCTTCAGCTGACCAGGATGAACACGCCATTTCGTTACAACATTGGACGAGCAAGAAAGCTGTCAGCAATCGCTACGAGTCATGGCATATAGGCGAGATTGATCAGGAATGG AGGAACAAGAACCAAACGAAAGATGGCTGGGAATTTCCTCGTCATCGGTTGCACGTCATTAGCATTCTGGGAGAGGGATGTTTCGGCCAAGTTTGGAAATGTCAAGCACTCAACATCGCTG GCCTTGAGGGTTCATCATTCGTTGCCGTCAAAACGTTGAAAGAATCGGCAGGAGACAAAGAGAGACAGGACTTGCTGAAGGAGCTGCAAGTCATGAAAAGCCTCAAGCCCCATCCTAACATTGTAACACTTTTCGGATGTTGCACGGACAAAG ATCCTGTTTTCGTCATTATGGAATACGTAAACGGCGGTAAACTACAGTCCTTTTTAAGACAATCCAGGGCCGATCATTATTATGGCAACTTATATGGCGCCAGCAGCCACTTGAGCTCACGCGATCTCACTTCATTTGCCTATCAAGTGTCTAGGGCCATGGAATTCTTAAACTCTAAAGGG ATTATTCATCGAGATCTAGCAGCCCGCAACGTACTCATCAATGAAGAACGTGTTTGCAAAGTGGCTGACTTTGGTTTTGCCCGTGACATAATGGGAAATCACATTTACGAACGTAAATCAGAAGGTCGTCTACCCATACGATGGATGGCACCGGAAAGTCTTTATGATAACGTCTTTTCTTCCAAAACTGATGTTTGGAGTtttg GCGTACTACTTTGGGAAATTGTTACGTTAGGCTCCACGCCTTACCCGGGTATGACGGCCGATGCTGTTATGAGGAAAGTTCGTGAAGGTTACAGACTAGAAAAGCCGGACCACTGCAAAAGAGAAGTGTACAACGTCATGTTTTATTGTTGGGAGAAGGATGCTGCTCAGAGGCCAGCCTTCAACGAACTTGTTGAGCTACTCGAACAGCTGCTCATGTCCGAAACGGATTACATCGAGCTGGAGAGGTTTCCAGACCACTCATACTATAATATGGTTCCGCCAACGGATGAAAAAGTctga
- the LOC132088002 gene encoding uncharacterized protein LOC132088002 yields the protein MDLLAQLLQQHKILDNSKAKDAQSLSLQAQLGEKNKLERNSFQTVKEVFPNSNLTEHEDDLALGEHIQIFSLPPDSVLNLNSVSAAQKESLVISPCSEGSEQLWDRIWAENGCGTETKIWHKFNMKHGLEFNWGSNQVWKCYRMEESTYR from the exons atggacctgctggctcaattattgcaacagcacaaaatattagataacagcaaagctaaggatg ctcaaagtttgagtctacaagctcagctaggggaaaagaacaaattggaacggaacagtttccaaacagtgaaggaggtttttccaaactcaaacctaactgaacatgaggatgacttggcattaggcgaacacattcag atattcagtctaccacctgacagtgtgttaaatttaaattctgttagtgctgcacaaaaagaatcgttagtaataagcccatgcagtgaaggaagtgaacaattgtgggaccgtatttgggctgaaaatgggtgtggtacggaaaccaagatatggcacaagttcaacatgaaacatggattag aatttaattggggatcaaatcaagtctggaagtgttacaggatggaagagtcaacctacagatga